A window from Cryptomeria japonica chromosome 1, Sugi_1.0, whole genome shotgun sequence encodes these proteins:
- the LOC131027266 gene encoding probable LRR receptor-like serine/threonine-protein kinase At1g67720 has product MANGLKVLIVLSVVMLVVIAVTVRQVSKPLVIVETVILFAFVVPTLIIGGFMIYRRRRSSRETQIHTNAAGSSVNVLTPGRSRSFSVEELKTSTRNFNQKIGQGGFGAVYFGCLDDGKEVAVKVLSSSSSQGVAEFLNEIDLLSKVNHKNLVSLLGYCSDDARELMLVYEYMGGESLSEHLYGSLADACKLDWKSRLQVALDAAEAYTTLLFLEGLEYLHVSSTPKIIHRDVKSANILLDRNLRAKLADFGLSKIVKNTENKTIPTHMTTIIKGTVGYVDPEYFDTSKLTERSDVYSFGVVLLEIICGRKAIDTDFCEEETNLVKWVTLHANLGEDSPRQLTDIIDKRLSLSENNLKSFYGIVKMAIKCSSVSVLTSGRSRSFSVEELKTSTRNVNQKIGKGSFRALYFGCLDDGKEVTIKVLSSNSSQGAAKFMNEHIG; this is encoded by the exons ATGGCCAACGGACTTAAAGTTTTAATAGTACTGTCAGTAGTGATGTTGGTTGTTATTGCTGTCACAGTTCGCCAAGTTTCAAAACCGTTGGTCATTGTGGAAACGGTAATATTGTTTGCTTTTGTTGTGCCGACTTTAATAATTGGAGGTTTTATGATATACCGGAGGAGGCGTTCTAGCAGAGAAACTCAGATTCATACAA ATGCAGCAGGTTCATCAGTGAACGTACTGACTCCTGGACGGTCTCGTTCATTTAGTGTAGAGGAATTGAAAACAAGTACTAGAAATTTTAACCAGAAGATTGGACAGGGAGGTTTCGGAGCAGTGTACTTTGGCTGCTTGGACGATGGGAAAGAAGTTGCTGTAAAAGTGCTCTCTTCCAGTTCAAGCCAAGGAGTTGCTGAGTTTTTGAACGAG ATTGATTTGCTGTCTAAAGTAAATCACAAGAACTTGGTGTCTCTGCTTGGATACTGCAGCGATGATGCCAGAGAACTTATGCTTGTTTATGAATACATGGGCGGAGAATCACTGAGTGAGCATCTTTATG GTTCTTTGGCTGATGCCTGTAAATTGGACTGGAAATCCAGGCTTCAAGTAGCCTTAGATGCAGCAGAAG CTTACACTACGCTTCTTTTCCTTGAAGGACTTGAATACCTCCATGTGAGCTCCACACCAAAAATCATCCACAGAGATGTGAAGAGCGCAAATATTCTCCTAGACCGTAATCTCCGAGCAAAACTTGCAGATTTCGGCCTTTCAAAAATTGTTAAGAACACTGAAAACAAAACTATCCCTACTCATATGACCACCATCATAAAGGGAACAGTGGGATACGTAGATCCAGA GTATTTTGATACGAGCAAGCTGACGGAAAGAAGTGACGTGTATAGCTTTGGAGTGGTTCTGTTGGAGATTATATGTGGGAGGAAAGCAATAGACACTGATTTCTGTGAAGAAGAAACAAACCTTGTGAAATGG GTAACGCTCCATGCAAACTTGGGTGAAGATTCTCCTAGGCAGTTGACAGACATCATAGACAAAAGATTATCACTTTccgaaaataacttgaaatcattCTATGGCATAGTTAAGATGGCAATAAAAT GTTCATCTGTGAGCGTACTAACTTCTGGACGGTCTCGTTCATTTAGTGTGGAGGAATTGAAAACAAGTACTAGAAATGTTAACCAGAAGATTGGAAAGGGAAGTTTCAGAGCACTGTATTTTGGCTGCTTGGACGATGGGAAAGAAGTTACTATAAAAGTTCTCTCTTCTAATTCAAGCCAAGGAGCCGCTAAGTTTATGAACGAG